aagagatttaaaaGAACTGAGGTATCTGGGAGTGCAGCTCTAGTCTGAATGGCCGGGGAGCGAGAATGTGGCACCAATGCCATGTTTGCTTCTTTATTTAGTCCTCATCTTCTTCATCCCCATCTTCATGGCTGGAGTTCTTCAGCTGTGGCCGTTCACGTTTGATGGTTATAATCCCGGTGAGGACAGCGTAACCCAGCATCGCCCCCACAGCAAACAGAACAGACAGAATCTGGTTGCGACGCATGTGGGGCTCATTGTCGAAGTCACTACTGTCAGACTGAACATGAATCTTACGAGCTGGAGCCTCTGAAAAAGAGATGGTAATATTTAAGTTGTTTAGTTAATAGTTTCGATGTCTGAACTTAAATTCAGATCCCTTCATTTGGACCAATGAGTGAACAGAAGAAAAAACCTCATTGCTTTCACACCATCATACTGCAGGTGCAAAATGGGGTTCAGATCTCATTTTACAGTTCAAAAAAGTTTattcaaccccaaatcagaaaaagttggaacagtatggaaaacgcaaataaaaaaatgtaaagtagactttacaatacaacaaacattattcattaattcattttcttttcagcttagtccctttattaatctggggtcgctacagcggaatgaaccgccaacttatccagcatatgttttacgcagcagatgcccttccagccacaacccaacactgggaaaacaacaaacattatttaatgtgcaatgatttttattgtttttgttttttcaaaataaacacattccaATTTCCAACACAATTagaaaaaaagttgggacaggtgCAATTTAGGGCTAAATAATAACtagatttgaaacaggtgatgtcaacaggtgattgtaaatatgatttggtacaaaggcagcatccaagaaagatcTAGTCATTTTAAAGATGGGCCAAGGATCGCCAGTATGCCAACAACTACGtcagaaaattattgaaatacttaaaaacaatgttactcaaagaaagataggaagacatctGGATTTAACATTCAACAGTGCATAGCATAAttgaaagattcaaggaatcttaGTGCGCAAGGaagaatttcagtgcataaaggaaaTCTGAACAACAatgatctccaatccctcaggtggcactgcatcaagaatagtcattcaccacatgggctcagaactactttggcaaaccttagTCAAgaaccacaatatgtagttacatccacaaatgccagttaaataTGTACTgtaccaaaaggaagccctatgttaacagtgtccagaagcgcagccaacttctctgggctcggagacATCTGGGATGGAtgatcacacagtggaaacgtgtactgtggatAGATGAATCATTATTACAGGTATTTTTGGGGGATAAATGGACGCTGTGTGCTCCGGACCTAAGATGAAAAGGATCATGCAGAcagttaccagcaacaagtccaaaagccagggtctgtcatgacATGGAGTTGCGTCAGTGGCCTTGGCAAAGGTGACCTGCACTTCTGTAATGCTACCCTTAATGCTGAAAATGACATCGGGATTTTAGAGCACAATATGAATTCCTTCTTTTCCAGAGACgctcatgcatatttcaacaagacaatgcaaaaccacattctgtacACATtgcaaagtcctggctgcggaggaagaggatacaggcacttgactggcctgcctgcagtcccgacctgtatCCAATAAAAATGTGtagcacattttaaaatgcaacaacgaagaccctgtactgttgcccaccttaacgCAGTGCAGGAATAATAGGACAAAATAACACccgaaacacttcatcacttggtgttttCAGTCCCTAAATAACTATTAAGTGTTgtaaaaaggaatggcaacattatacagtgataaatgctttactgttccaacttttttttaaatgaagaaccAAACTTggaatacatgttttttttttattaaatacatttatacatcacttctttcatttttatttgtgttttccacactgtcccgaccttttctgatttggggttgtatttgtattacatttataatactatatataatgtCTAAAACTATGTAAATTATTTACAAgtaccacaactactactactgctactattaataaaaaaatgtagcaaaCTTTTTTGACAATACCCACCTCGTTGATCAGAGGGGAAGTAGAGCAGTAAGATGTTGCTGCAGAACTGCTCCAGGTTGTTCAGGGAGTTCAGATGCTGCTGGAGTTTTCCATTCGGCACCTTGATCTTCAACAGAGGAGCTAGGTGTGCAAACACATACGCATCCAGAGACGAGGGACtgcaagcacacacatacacacgcacaaatCAGTCGCATACACACTTCTTTCTCTTAAAAACAATCAAGTACATGTGCAATAACACAAAATGGGTGTTGCTCACGAGTCTCCAAAGAAGAATTTCTGTGATCCCAGTCTCTGCGACAGGAGAGTCATACATTCAAATGCATCACGATAAAGCTGCCgaacagaaacacaaacacacattcagttCAACTTTCCAAAAACAATCTATCAAAACTGCTGGCAGTCACTGTAAAAAAGCACATGTATATCTGTGTTCACTCAAAGTCAAAATTAATCAAACTTTATTTGCCTTAACCTTCTTCTTAACCCACTAAAGATAACTCAAAGACATGTTGCTATGGCGAGGAGTCATCTGACCCAATTCTTTCTATGTTGTGTAAACACATGATGGAGATCCAGCAAAACCATCCAGGGGCGAAAATGTAGACCACCAAGAGACTGTCAAAAACAAagatatattcacacacagacacacacatagataGAGAAATGGTTCTCCAATGCACTGTCTggcctaaaacaaaacaaaaaaagcgtACCGTTTAGAGTTATGTAAGCAAATGCATGAGTGTATAACTGGATTTTTATTGCAGTGATTCATGCGTTTCTGGCTTGTTGTATTGTTGGCAGTAATTCTAACCCTAACTGATGCAGTGTGTagctttttatttcttaaatatgtCAGAGCACATATCTCATGGCCATATTGCAGGATGACAATAAGAAGATTAATCAGCCTTAAAACAGTCAAAGACGGCGTCATTTTCATAGATGACTTGGACACCAACTGACCTGAACATCAGCCTGAAACATTGTTCACAGACAGGAATAAATATTCAATTATAAAATGCATAGTTGGGCAGCACGGttgcgcagtggttagcactgtcgcctcacagcaagaagtccgctggttcgagcctcggctgggtgagttggcatatctgtgtggagtttgcatgttctccccgtgtttccccCATGTttatccgctgtgtgaaacatatgctggataagttggcgtttcattccagtgtggtgaccccagattaataaaaagactgggctgaaaagaaaatgaatgaatgaatgaatgaatggatgaaatgcATTGTTCtggttcttgattctgattggttaagcTGCGTTCTGAGTCGTAAAATACTCTAACGCTACAAACATACGCCAACCATTCCGCTATAATTACTGACTCAAATGCTGTGTACACATGTTGTAATTATCATTAGTCCAAGATAAAAACACATGACATTCAACCCCATGCTGTTCACAGCTTCAGACTGGGGATTATCCATTTCTATAGCTACAGTAGGCAAAATGGACTAGCATGTCTTTCGTTTATAATCACATTACCTATTgtgcaaaagtaaataaataacacaaatttttACGAACATAAATATTATGAAACAACTGCTTACGTTGTGCCTACAATACACCTTAGCTATAATAAAATCACTATGAACCACTGCCTCTAGGGGTTTATTGCTTTATCACAAACTCTGCAGTATCACAATAACTTTGGTTTTGACCTGACAGTGTATATTCAACAAGGATGTAATTACGCaattaacaaaaaagaaaaaaaaaaggtgtggGCGAAAGATtatcacaatttaaaataattattcctGTTTTAGTTCATTTACAGTGAAAAAATAAGTTGATTCTTGTGATCTCAAAGATTTTCAACATCGATACTTTATTCTTCTGTgtcacatgatgcttcagaaatcatGCCAAGTGGCTgctcataaattttttttattaatatcatttaatCCTTCTGTATTGTTAAAATGTACAACCCTTTCATGATGTTAGTgcccatttacttccattataacaacacacacactatactctatATAAAAACCAGaaactatgcttttttttttttgcacagtaaCTAATGATGAACAATAGAAATGACAAATTTCGCCTtcacaacagggaaaaccaccaacaatcaagaatgcatgatgatttggggctctattttaacgatctacgCGCAaggtctaaagcacatggcacaaaagcattaagggcgtgtccgaatccacttttgctattttaaggacggaaaaatacagtttgcactgcgccgcatggtctaacagggttgtgcttaatgagttctgggtgtgttttgagcataatgtgcttTAAACCAATccgagtctcatctcccattcccttaaagagtcagttgtgctgtgccatggcacatttgctatttactgtACATGGTGGACTGTGTGTGAAtaaactgaatggaaaaactgaacgctagtgagaaaacagtttaacacaccatctgcgtgaggataaagaacgagcctcctccatttgtgctctttactttctttttactgtcGTGAATAAAGAAAcgatgttgtacgcactccactgaagacatccataagcctacatatttaaatttcatttgttaagcgcaaagatttgtttcaaaactaatttttaaattcagttctaatttccagtaaacaaataaataaacaataataacgaagtgtggtcaaaaaactgagttatatccaaacaaacgtcctattcttatggcccatatggtgatgcagtcgtgtccaaaacccgacaggtggacaaatctaaacttgtttttattaaaacaaatataaatatgcctttaataaatactactaataataataacagcatcaacattatacaaaagcaaactgtcatgaataaactaaaaaaagccccacgagatgaagaaggcatggaggtagtggtttttatatttctgtaaaaaataaacatttttgaaatatttaaatcctttaattctttttcatttgtaaagatatttgcatatcgCTGTACATCTTGTGtctaaggcgcacaactaacggaCTTCAGACCTGCCTTCAGCTAGTCAATTGCACagtttattttagttcctcaaaatagcaacgcgccaacaatgcgccttaacacacctcctttctagactggaacacccatgagtggCGCAAattgatttactatttaaacaatgtggcgcaaagtGGGAAAATTAGGATTGTGCtactctgaaaatagcaacaagtcGGGCCAAACAAGTCAtacgccgggtgtatgatagggcccatggtGTCAAGACTTTACaatcaaaaaatctttttataaTGGACATCAATGGGGCACAAACTGCCACTAACATAACCAAATTGTAAATTTGGCCAGAGTGTAATGTTGAGATTTTGAACAATTCCAAGGTATTTTTCCAAAATTTGTGTCAAACtaatatttgtcaccaaaaaCCATTGCATCTGCTGAAACAGAGAGAaatttgtggccaaattaagcctcaaaaatCACCtgagagtggatgaaaacatctccaacagcACACAAAGGTTAAAATAGTTTTTCAGCTTAATATTTCTATAAAAGCCAAGATACTTTATTTCTATTTTGgcagctattttttttattaaatatcacaTAAGGCATGCGATTTACAGATGTGATTTATATATTCCTGtcatttataataatgttttatacatAAGCAAATACGCAATAGTGTATaccatataatgttttttttcctcattccTTCCATACACTTCCTTAATGAAGGTGTTTTAAATAATGAAGGAGAGCACATTTCTCTGAAGTGAACTCTTCATTGTTTTCTCTTCCCCCCCTCACTTCACCTCTTTCTCCAGCTGTTCTCCAGGCTCCAGCACTGGGTCTCCCCTCACCAGTCTCAGCTTCTCCAGCTGCTGGCTGTGCATGCGGTTGGGCAGCAGGAAGTTGAGAGGGAAGGGGATGTTTTCTGCATACCAACACCGTGTAACGTCCACATAGTTTTTAGAGTCTATCCACAGCGTGTAGACCTACATGGAAAGAAAAAAGATCAGAAAGTTTCTCAGAACCCCAGATGAGTTCCTCTAAGACTGTTAAAGTctcagttttacagttttaagtgGAAAACAGGATCTGCAGCACGTCAGTAAAACATGATAGATGTCCTCAGGGGAACAGTGAAAAGAATTTGAATAGTATCATCATAAAGCACAAAAATCTATAGTAGACAGTACAGGTCCAGTctattttaaagagatagttcacccaaaaataaaaatctagtcAACATTTACTCAACTTCACATGGCTCTAAATaatctctttcttctgttaagcaTGTAAGAAGATATGAAAACATGCAACCATTGACCTCCACATTATTCCACagtatactatggaagtcaatggttacagattttcagaatTCTTCCAAATATTTTCTTGTGTGTTTAACACAGCAACTAGAGAATCTTAAAGTTTTGAAAAACGTAAATgatgtgaataaatgatgagagattttcatgtttgggtgaactattgctttaaataaaatgaaactactaaaaaatgaaactaaaattaaCTACTGTTGGGAACTTTTGGACAAAATCAAgctataataaaacaaaagtaaaagaaACAGCTTGCTAAAGGAAACTTTTAAGAAAAGTTTGTTGCTGTTGGAAAACGCCTTTGAACAACCATTGATCCATAGTGATCATGTAATAGGTTTGTGTGGAATTGTTTTTGAAGATTTGGCTCATTTCAGATGCTCCTTTAGTCAATCTTATCATTACAAGCCTGTGTTCCAAAACATAACGTATCTGAACGCATGATATCATGATAGCATTTGTTATTGCTTGTGTCATCTGCCACTTTTAATCATTTATGATGTCAGAAAAAAAGAACTACAGTGGTTTCCCTCACCGCAGCAActtctattattattacagatATTAGCATTTCAAACAGAGTCGATTAGTTGTTTAGAAAACAGAGGATGTAAattgtgctttattcacaaataatTATTTGCCTCTTTGTATAATTATCCAATTTTTCTTTAAACTGCAAACACAACTAATGCCACTAGGCCTCTCAaggcatgcatacacacaaatgtGTGCATAAAACAAATCATGATTCACCAAAATCTTCatatttaaatttactttaagtaaaaaataaatttaaaaaactcttAGACGTTTTATAATCAGTGTTTAGAGGTTATACTTAATCTTAACACTATCATAATTACATATAAGTACAACTTCTATACAGTGATGATTAACATTATAATTCTGCTGCGCAAAGGCAAAACGCACAAACCCAAAATTTGTTATTTCTATTTTTGAGATTTTCACTACCTTCTTTATCATATGGATATGCATCTTGGTTTTTCTATAATTGCTAGATTTCTAGTGTCCTTACTATAATTAATTTGGCTGGAGAACAAAAGGGGATTTTTCTCAGATCCACAATTTAGCGagttaaggtttttttttagggcagaattataataaactaattataatattatgttatattattatgttatattaatattataatattatttatttattcattatatactacaatattatttatatcagattaaaatctttttttgtaaaaaagttACATGAATAATCTATGCATTTATTACTGAATATGACCCAGTGTTTTTTATCTTTTCTAAAGCTGCTTGCTTTAAAAGGATAGAAAACGTCCCTAAAAATGTCAattcctgttaatttactcacccacaggtcatccaagagGTAGGTAgaatattaaagaagattttgagctgaatctgtgatccttggtgattcatataatggcattgaaggtttttagattaaaaattaaCACATGCAAACAGGTTCAAATCATTAGCCACCCATGGCTCCAGGTAACACACTGAGGTCTTTTGAAGCGAAACGATCAGTCTGTGTAAGAAACTGAACttcatttacaatattattagctttaattcaCAGCCAGGTCAAACCGTTCTCAGCGCATGTGTGAATGTAGTCCGATCTCTTTTGATGATGACGAGGGCATGCTTGGACGGGAGGTCAGGTGATGCAGTTTGCTGCGTGTCACTAGCCTTTGTGCTTTcatctactgaagaaaaaaaggtCACCATATTTTAGATGACCTGTggttgagtaaattaacaggaagttttcttttttgagtgaactatccctttaactaatgTATGAAGTGCTAGAAAAAAAATGACTACACAAAACAAGATGCTTCCTTTACTGTTGTTTTCTCACCACTAACATTTTTGTCATATTCTGTTATTAGGATGAATTAAAGCCTGCAgcacatatttaaaatttttggtctctttttcttttgattaaacaattgtatttttattgctAAACCAAACATCTTCTCTGAGTGTGATAT
This DNA window, taken from Danio aesculapii chromosome 19, fDanAes4.1, whole genome shotgun sequence, encodes the following:
- the mtx1b gene encoding metaxin-1b, with protein sequence MAAPLELFCWKGDYGLPSVDVDCLAVLAYAKFAGAPLKVHKITNPWRSPTGSLPALKTREEGSISQPSKIIIHLRKQKYNADYDLSAKEGADTLAFVSLLEEKLLPALVYTLWIDSKNYVDVTRCWYAENIPFPLNFLLPNRMHSQQLEKLRLVRGDPVLEPGEQLEKELYRDAFECMTLLSQRLGSQKFFFGDSPSSLDAYVFAHLAPLLKIKVPNGKLQQHLNSLNNLEQFCSNILLLYFPSDQREAPARKIHVQSDSSDFDNEPHMRRNQILSVLFAVGAMLGYAVLTGIITIKRERPQLKNSSHEDGDEEDED